The genome window CACGACCGCGAAATTCCACAAATCCGCGCAGGCCTTGAAATCGCCACGCGCAAGCGGGCGCGACGGATAGATTTCGTGCAATGCTTTGGGTTTGTGGGCTGATGCCTCGGTACGCTTTTCGAAAGGTTCGCCGCATTCCAGTGCGAACAGGACCCGTTTCATTGATGAACTGGCGATTTTCGGGATGCCGAAATACGCCAGTCCATGGTCCTTCAGAATAACGGGCAATCGGGGGCCTTAGCCCAAGTTGCTGTCGATGGCGCGGCAAGCCTCGACCAGGCCTTTTACGGCGTCGACCGATTTGTCGAACATCGCCTGTTCGGCCTTGTTGAGGTTGATATCCACCACGCGTTCGATGCCATTGGCGCCGATCACGGTTGGCACGCCGACATACATGCCCTTCAGGCCAAGCGCGCCGTCGACCCAGGCCGCGCAGGGCAGCAGGCGCCGCTGATCGTTGAGGTAGGCCTGCGCCATTTCGATCGCGCTGGAAGCGGGCGCGTAGAAGGCCGAGCCGTTGCCCAGCAGGCCAACAATCTCGGCACCGCCATCGCGGGTGCGCTGGATGATCGCGTCCAGTTTTTCCTGCGTGGTCCAGCCCATCTCAACCAGATCGGGCAGCGGGATGCCGCCAACGGTGGAGTACCGCGCCAGCGGCACCATCGTGTCGCCGTGGCCGCCCAGAACAAAGGCGCTGACGTCGCGCATCGAGACGTCGAATTCCAGGCTGAGGAAATGCCGGAAGCGCGCCGAATCAAGGATACCGGCCATGCCAACCACCTTGGCGTGGGGCAGGCCCGAATATTCGCGCAGCGCCCAGACCATCGCGTCCAGCGGATTGGTGATGCAGATCACAAAGGCATTCGGCGCATTGGCGGCGATGCCCTGACCAACCGACTTCATGACTTTGAGGTTGATGCCCAGCAGGTCATCCCGGCTCATCCCCGGTTTGCGTGGAACACCGGCGGTGACGATGCAAACGTCCGCGCCTGCGATATCGGCGTAATCTGTGGTGCCCTTCAGTTTGGCATCAAACCCTTCGACCGGGCCGCTTTCGGCGATATCCAGCGCCTTGCCCTGGGGTGTGCCGTCGGCAATGTCGAACAGGACGACATCGCCCATTTCCTTGAGGGACGCGAGGTGCGCCAGGGTTCCGCCGATTTGTCCGGCGCCGATAAGCGCGATTTTGGGTCTGGCCATGTGGGGATGCTCCGATGTCGATGACGTTGTGTCATGTGATGTCGATTTCGGGGCCGTGCCTAGCCAACCTTGCCGGGCAGCGCAAGCAGCCCAGCGCAGTGCGCCGGGTTGCAGGTGCCGGACCCGAGGGTGCACCCCTTTACGAATCGGACCCCGGCACGGGGGCAATTTCATCAAACCTCTCAAAGGCCTCGCCCGAGGCGACAAGGCACATCAGGCCCGCCGCATTTGTCACCGTGATGGTCCAGGTGCCGGTTCCGGAAGCGGCGAAAACTTCGACCATCTGGCCCTGTGCGGCCAGCCCGGCGGACTGACGCGATTCGCCGTAGCCCTCGGACAGGCGGGCCAGAACGGCGTCGCGGGGGCCACAATTGCGCGGGTTGGACTGGGCGAGGGTTGCGGCGGGCAAAGCGACAAATGCGAAAGATGCGACAAGCGCGGCGGCAAGGCAGGATCGGGTCATGGAGTGTCCTTTTTGGTGTTAAATGCGCCGGGCGGTCTGTCCAATCGTGGCCACCAATTCCTTAACGGTGCGTGCCCGCGTTAATGGCATCAAAGCGACGGCACGCAGGAACCGCCTTGAACAAGGCCCCGAGAATATGCTGCATAGCAGCGAAATTCAGCGCGGGGGAATGACGACATGGGCAGCGAACGACATCTTTGGCGGTCCATGCTGTATATTCCCGGTTCGAATGCGCGCGCACTGGACAAGGCGCGCAGCCTGCCCTGCGATGCGATCATCTTCGATCTGGAGGACGCGGTCGCACCCGATGCCAAGGCGGACGCCCGCGCCGCTTTGACCGGGGCGCTGGGCGCGGGTGGTTACGGCAATCGTGCGCGTGTCGTGCGGATCAATGCGCTCGACACGCCATGGGCGCGCGATGATCTGGCGGCACTGGCCGGGGCGGCGCCGGATGCCATTTTGTTGCCCAAGGTGAATGGGGCCGAAGATATCACGGCGCTGACTGATCTGATGGATGCGGCTGGTCTTGGCGGCGCGGCGATCTGGGCAATGATGGAGACGCCGCGTGGGATACTGAACGCGCTGGCGATTGCTGATGCGCCGGGGATGCAAGGATTTGTGATCGGAACCAACGATCTGGCCAAGGATCTGCACCTGCCAGAGGGGGGCGGACGGCCCTCAATGCGGATGGCGTTGCAGGCCTGCGTTCTGGCGGCGCGGGCCGCAGGGATTGCCTGCGTTGATGGGGTGTACAATGCGTTCAAGGATGATGCTGGGCTGCGGGATGAGTGTGCGGATGGCCGCGCGCTGGGCATGGACGGCAAAAGCCTGATCCATCCCGCGCAATTGGACATCGCCAATACCGCCTTCGCCCCCTCTGAAGACGAGGTCGCGCTGGCCCGGCGTCAGATTGAGGCTTTCGCGCAGGCCGAGGCCGCCGGGCAGGGCGTCGCGGTGCTGGATGGCAAAATCGTCGAGAACTTGCATGTCGCCACGGCGCGGGCCACCTTGGCCAAGGCAGAAGCAATTGCGGAGACCTGCACATGATCTGGATCATACTTGGCGTGCTGCTGTGGAGCTTTACGCATTTTTTCAAGCGCCTCGCGCCGGGGGCGCGGGCGGCGATGACGGATCGCATGGGCAATGCCTCCAGGGGTGTGATCGCGCTTGTTCTGGTGGCTTCAATCGTGCTGATGGTGATCGGCATGCGCAGCGCGCCCTTTGTCGATCTGTGGTTCCTGCCGCCCTTTGTCATTCACATCAACAACCTGCTGATGCTGATCGCGGTAATTCTGCTGGGCGCGGGGTCATCGAAAAGCCGGCTGCGCGGCAAGCTGCGCCATCCGATGCTGGCGGGTGTGGTTGTCTGGTCGGTTGCGCATTTGCTGGTGAACGGCCATCTGGCGGCGGTTCTGCTGTTTGGCGGCATCGGGCTTTGGGCGCTGATCCAGATGCAGATCGTGAACCGGGCCGAACCGGCGCCGGATCCTTTTACTGGGGGATCGCTGGTCGGGGATATCCGGCTGCTTGTAATCTCGGCAGTGGTGTTCGCAGTGAATACGGGAATTCACACATGGCTCGGCGTCTGGCCATTCCCGGGGTAAGCGCATGAAACTTTACAGATTCCTCAGCGAGGACGACACTTCCGCCTTCTGTCACAAGGTCAGTGCTGCGCTGAACAAAGGCTGGGAGCTTTATGGCGAACCCACCTATGCCCATGACGCCACCAGCGGCGTGATGCGCTGCGGGCAGGCGGTGGTCAAAGAGGTTGCAGGCGACTATTCCCCCGACCTCAAACTGGGTCAGCAATGAAGACAAATCCGGGTCGGTTTTTCGAGGATTACGCGTTGGGCGAGGTGATTGCCCATGCGGTTCCGCGAACCCTGGGGCAGGGCGAGCGTACGCTATACACCGCGCTATATCCCAGCCGCCACGCGATCCTGAGTTCGGATGAATTCGCCCGCGATTGCGGATTGGATGCGGCCCCGCTGGACCCGCTGATCGCGTTTCATACCGTGTTCGGCAAAACGGTGCCCGATATTTCGCTGAACGCGGTCGCAAACCTTGGCTATGGCGAGGGGCGCTGGCTGGCACCGGTCTGGCCGGGCGATACGCTGAGCGCGACATCACTGGTGATCGGGCTGAAGCGAAACTCGAACGGGAAATCCGGTGTGGTTTGGGTGCGCACGACGGGTCGCAACCAGCGCGGTGAAGATGTGCTGAGCTATGTCCGCTGGGTCATGGTGCGTACGCGCGATGGTGGGGGCGACGCGGAACCGGTGATCCCGGCGTTGAATGGTGCGGTGGACGCGCGCGACCTGACGATCCCGCCAGGCCTTGATCTCACCGCCTATGATTTTGCCGCTGCGGGCGAGGCACATCGCTGGGGCGACTATGCGGTTGGCGAGAAGATTGATCATGTGGACGCTGTGACGCTGGAAGAGGCCGAGCATATGCTGGCCACGCGCCTGTGGCAGAACACGGCGAAGGTGCATTTCGATGCGACCCATCGCGAAGACGGGCGGCGCCTGATCTATGGCGGGCATATCATCAGCCTGGCGCGCGCGCTGTCGTTCAACGGGTTGGCGAATGCGGCGCTGGTTGTCGGGCTGAACGGGGGCGCGCATGCAAATCCGGCCTTTGCGGGCGACACGGTGACGGCGTGGTCCGAGGTTCTGGACCGGGCCGAAACCTCGGCACCTGATGTCGGCGCGCTGCGGCTGCGGCTGGTCGCTGTGAAAGCGGGTGCGGAGGCGTTCGCCCTGCGTGGCGCGGACGGAAAATATGCGCCTGATGTCTTGCTCGACCTCGACTACTGGGCTTTGATCCCGACATGAAACCGCTTGCGCTGATCCTGTCCGCCTGTCTGGTTGCCGCGCCGGTATCGGCACAGGCTGACCGGACCCAAGTGCCTGAAAACGCAGATTTTGTCGCGTCTAACGTGATCGCGATCCTGTATCACGAATTGGGGCATGCGCTGATCGACATCCTTCTTCTGCCCGTCTTCGGACAGGAAGAGGACGCCGCCGACACCCTGTCGGTTCTGATGATGGACGCGCATTTTGAAGATGACGCCGCCAGCGCGATCCTGTCGGACACGGCGTGGAGCTTTCTGATGGATGACGAGGCGCGCGCGGCCGAGGGGGTCGAGGTGGCGTTCTGGGACGTTCACGGCCCGGATCTGCAGCGGCTTTATAACACCGTGTGCCTGGCCTATGGGGCGTCGCCTGAAACGCGCGGCGACCTGATCGAGGAATTCGATCTGCCCGAGGACCGCGCCGAGACCTGCGAAGAAGAATTCGAGGTTGCCGCCGACAGCTGGGGCGGCGCATTGGCCGAAGTGGAAGGGGGCGAGGGTGCGTTGCTTGAGCTGCTGGACGGAGAGCCTTCGTTCCTGCGCGATCTGGCCCGGGCCGAGATCGGCGCCTTGAACAGGCTCTATTCACTGGAACCGCCGATCACCGTCCGGGTCGAGGAATGCGGCGAAGCGAATGCCTATTACAACGGTGCCAGCACGGCGATTACGCTTTGCGAGGAGTTGGTGGATCACCTGAACGCGCAAGGGGCGGAGTAGGGTTGGCCTTGGTCTTAGGCGGGTAATGACGGGTTAGTTTCCGGGCGTTAGTTGCACGCTTGGCCATTGTCCGTTCCGGGCCGCAATTGTCGAACGGTTCTGGCGCTTTAGCCGTGTGCCGCCATAACGATCTGCACTTTGCCATCGGTCAGCTTCAACGCCTCGGGCAAGCCATCCAGCGCTTGATCCAGCGGCAATTCAGCCGCCACATCTGTCACCCACGCCCCGCTGAGGAACCGTTTCTGGACCAGCCCGCTGATCTGTACCTGCTTAAGCAATGTGGCCTTGGCCGCCCAGTTGGTGGCCCAGAATGCCTCGACAGATTTGGTCATGAAGATTATCCCGCCGGGATTGAGAATTTCCGCCGAACCTTGGCCCAACCCGCCATAGATCACCCAGCGCGCGCCTTTGCCCATGCTGTCGAATATCTGCGACGACACCGGGCCACCGCCGACCGCATCCAGAAAGATCACCGGTTTTTCGCGGCGAAGAACCGACGCCAGATCCTGTGCAAACTCTGGCGACGTCGCGTTCAAAACATGGGTCGCGCCAAGCGTCTTTAACGCCGCGATCGGTGCATCCCGGCGCACGATCCCGATCATCCGCTTGCCCTGATCACCGGCCAGCGACGCGGCAAGCTTGCCCAGCTGGCTGGCGGCGGCTGTGAATACGAAGGCTGCGCCCGGCTGCACCAGGTCCAGCATCGCCGCGACCGAGATCGGGTTGACCAGCATCGCGGCGGCGTCGCAGTCTTGCATGCCTTTCTTTAGCGGGATCACCGACTTTGCATCCGTGACGGCATAGTCCGCCCAGGCCCCTGACCCGCGCGCGCTGACATAGAAGGCGACGTTGCGCCCCTTCATCATCCGCGCCATCAGGCCACCTCCCGTTGCGACGACCGTGCCGACACCTTCGAACCCCGCCGGGGTGCCCGCGACGCGGGACTGGCCGTAGGTGCCGGTCACATACGCCAGGTCCGAAGGGTTGACCGTGCTGCGGCGCACCCTGATCAGCACCTGACCGGGGCCGGGTGTCGGCACCGGAATTTCGGCCAGTTCCAACAGGTCATGCGGCGCGTCAAGGCCGCGCATCGTGCCCGCATCACGCGCAAGTCCGTCTTGCTTCAGGATCAGCGCCCGCATCATGCCGCCGGGATGTGCCATTTGGTTCAGACCGAGGTGCAGACGTACTTCAGCTCCAGGAAATCGTCGATCCCGTGGTGGCTGCCTTCGCGGCCCAGACCCGACTGTTTGACGCCGCCGAAGGGGGCGGATTCGGTCGAGATGATGCCGGTGTTCACACCCACGATGCCGTATTCCAGCGCCTCGGACACTTTGGTGACGCGGCTGATATCCTTGGCGTAGAAATAACTGGCGAGCCCGAAGATCGTGTCATTGGCCAAGGCGATCACCTCATCTTCGTCCTTGAAGCGGAACAGCGGCGCGAAGGGCCCGAATGTCTCGTCCGTCGAGACCAGCATGTCGGGTGTGGCGTCGGTGATGATCGTCGGTTCGAAGAATAACCCGCCGAGTTCGTGCCGGCTGCCGCCCAGGCTAATCTTGCCGCCCTTTGCGACGGCGTCGGCGATATGTTCTTCGACCTTTTCAACGGCGTCTTCGTTGATCAGCGGGCCAAAGTCGGACCCTTTCAACCCATCGCCGATGGATTTCGCCGCGATCGCCTTGATCAGCTTTTCTGAAAACTCCTCGTACACGCCATCCTGCACGTAGATCCGGTTGGCGCAAACGCAGGTCTGGCCGTTATTGCGGAATTTGCACATGATCGCGCCTTCGACGGCAGCATCCACATCGGCGTCATCAAAGACGATGAACGGCGCATTGCCGCCCAATTCCATCGAGCATTTCATCACCTGATCGGCGGCTTGGCGCAGCAGAATGCGCCCCACTTCGGTCGAGCCGGTGAAGGTCAGCTTGCGCACCTTTGAATTCGACGTGAACTCCTTGCCGATCTCGGACGCCGAATTTGACGGAATGATCGAGAAGACGCCTTTGGGTATTCCCGCGCGGTCGGCCAATACCCAAAGCGCCAGCGCGCTGAGCGGCGTCAGCGAGGCAGGGCGGCAGATGAACGAACACCCCGCAGCCAGCGCCGGGGCGGCCTTGCGGGTGATCATCGCGTTGGGGAAATTCCACGGCGTAATCGCGGCGGCGACACCGATGGGTTGTTTCAGCACCGTGATGCGTTTGTCAGGCGCGTGGCCGGGGATGG of Paracoccaceae bacterium contains these proteins:
- the mdh gene encoding malate dehydrogenase encodes the protein MARPKIALIGAGQIGGTLAHLASLKEMGDVVLFDIADGTPQGKALDIAESGPVEGFDAKLKGTTDYADIAGADVCIVTAGVPRKPGMSRDDLLGINLKVMKSVGQGIAANAPNAFVICITNPLDAMVWALREYSGLPHAKVVGMAGILDSARFRHFLSLEFDVSMRDVSAFVLGGHGDTMVPLARYSTVGGIPLPDLVEMGWTTQEKLDAIIQRTRDGGAEIVGLLGNGSAFYAPASSAIEMAQAYLNDQRRLLPCAAWVDGALGLKGMYVGVPTVIGANGIERVVDINLNKAEQAMFDKSVDAVKGLVEACRAIDSNLG
- a CDS encoding CoA ester lyase, whose protein sequence is MGSERHLWRSMLYIPGSNARALDKARSLPCDAIIFDLEDAVAPDAKADARAALTGALGAGGYGNRARVVRINALDTPWARDDLAALAGAAPDAILLPKVNGAEDITALTDLMDAAGLGGAAIWAMMETPRGILNALAIADAPGMQGFVIGTNDLAKDLHLPEGGGRPSMRMALQACVLAARAAGIACVDGVYNAFKDDAGLRDECADGRALGMDGKSLIHPAQLDIANTAFAPSEDEVALARRQIEAFAQAEAAGQGVAVLDGKIVENLHVATARATLAKAEAIAETCT
- a CDS encoding DUF1737 domain-containing protein, which codes for MKLYRFLSEDDTSAFCHKVSAALNKGWELYGEPTYAHDATSGVMRCGQAVVKEVAGDYSPDLKLGQQ
- a CDS encoding zinc-binding dehydrogenase, whose product is MAHPGGMMRALILKQDGLARDAGTMRGLDAPHDLLELAEIPVPTPGPGQVLIRVRRSTVNPSDLAYVTGTYGQSRVAGTPAGFEGVGTVVATGGGLMARMMKGRNVAFYVSARGSGAWADYAVTDAKSVIPLKKGMQDCDAAAMLVNPISVAAMLDLVQPGAAFVFTAAASQLGKLAASLAGDQGKRMIGIVRRDAPIAALKTLGATHVLNATSPEFAQDLASVLRREKPVIFLDAVGGGPVSSQIFDSMGKGARWVIYGGLGQGSAEILNPGGIIFMTKSVEAFWATNWAAKATLLKQVQISGLVQKRFLSGAWVTDVAAELPLDQALDGLPEALKLTDGKVQIVMAAHG
- a CDS encoding succinate-semialdehyde dehydrogenase, which codes for MLDATTDLKSLLKDPELLATRAYLAGEWTDGTGGRSFEVTNPARGDVICEVADIDRAQTATAIDKAYTAQKEWAARTAKDRAGILRKWFNLMVEHADDLGTILTAEMGKPLAEAKGEVLYGASFVEWFAEEAKRVYGETIPGHAPDKRITVLKQPIGVAAAITPWNFPNAMITRKAAPALAAGCSFICRPASLTPLSALALWVLADRAGIPKGVFSIIPSNSASEIGKEFTSNSKVRKLTFTGSTEVGRILLRQAADQVMKCSMELGGNAPFIVFDDADVDAAVEGAIMCKFRNNGQTCVCANRIYVQDGVYEEFSEKLIKAIAAKSIGDGLKGSDFGPLINEDAVEKVEEHIADAVAKGGKISLGGSRHELGGLFFEPTIITDATPDMLVSTDETFGPFAPLFRFKDEDEVIALANDTIFGLASYFYAKDISRVTKVSEALEYGIVGVNTGIISTESAPFGGVKQSGLGREGSHHGIDDFLELKYVCTSV